The segment CAGTAGTGCGTGGCGCTAGCAATGCCAAGATCATGGGCCCGATTCCCAGAAATCACAAGCTGTTTCAATTAAAAGCATCTgagaaatgcattaatgtaaaattCTTCATGTCTGCCAGTAAATAACTCTTACAGATGGACTCGCTAGACTTGTATACTTTTATtctacagtgttattttagtattaaaggAACATTTCACTATTTTCCAACTcctctagagttaaacagttgagttttactgttttcaaatccattcagccggtctctgggtctggcggtagcagttttagcttagcttagcatagagcATCTCACTCAATAAAGACcaaagagtttttatatttttcctatttaaaacttgactcttctgtagttacatcgtgtactaagactgatggaaaatgaaaagttgtgattttctaggccgatatgcctaggaactatactctcattccggtaTACTTTGCTGCCGTACCACGGATGCCGAGTGATGTTACacagcgcctgaaaatagtccccagttagtttgtgtagttgcattaaaaatggtaaaactcaattgacctattttttttttttaattgtgtattttttcttaaattatgtacTACTATAgactttttatgttttgaataagcttttatttttatattgtcggtttttatttgaatttaagtagttgtgtttttttgtcatttttttctatatagctattcagtttcagtcattttagtacttcatcttaaacttaaaattaattgcCAAAGACACgtctaaacaattttttttcaagttattttttattttattttaattattttttcaactCTCTTTCAATtaccaaaacatattttttaaccgcttttagttttagttgtgcAGTGAAGCTAAAGTCAATAAACGTTTCAATCTGTCATTAGATGGAGGTGGAGAGAGCTCTTTTAGACGGGGAGCAGGAGGCAGAAGTGGCTCAGCTGCAGAGCGATAAAGAAATGCTGGAGCAGCTCAACGAAAAAATGGCCAACATGgagaaaaatgctaaaaaaaatcaaactcaGGTAAACATCATGTTTGAAACGATGTTTTGAATCACAGCTTGAAATGATTCAGTATAGTATATCAGAGCTGCAGGACAAAGATTATTTTCTCCAAAAAGGCAAACAAGAGGGTCTCAAAATCATGAGAAATCATGATTTATGAGCAAGTTTGCACttaatagttcaccctaaaataaaagCTTTACTTTAGGATGtccatgagtttgtttcttcatctgaacagatttggagaaatgtagcatcacataatttgtgaaaaaaatgtaaatccactggtgagcaaattataaaatgcaaaatttctccaaatctgttaagatgaaaaacaaacagttctagatcttgaatggcctgaggtgAGTACATTCAAATGTTCAAGTTATCTATTTCTGGATAATTTAGATAGAAGAACGCTTGTACTCTGTTATTAAAGGCATACACTGACGTCGCATCTACCTACCATTTTTCCAGTTTTCTTTGCTCTAACCCAAACTTGCCCTTTCTCTATTTCTTTGTCCGTCCTATTTGTGCCCATCTCACCACTGTGTGCTCTGTATGTGTGCGTCATCCGTACGGTAGGACAAAGCCCTGTTGGAGGCAGAGAGAGTTAAAGTAGAGAGGCTAGCTGAGCTGATCTCAGAGCAGAAGACCCAGTTGGACACCTGTCCTGAAGCACTGAAGGAGCAGCTCCAGAATCAGCTATCCAGGGTCAGTCAGTTACCGTGGTCTCCCTCATACCTGCGCCCACCAACTCTcctgctgtctgtctctctcaaacACTTCCTGATGTCTTATTTCCTCTCTGCAACAGCTCTGGAAATACCTTGTGTTCTTGTTGGTAGGCCTTTCTTCTCTGTGTCTTTTAACATACTAAAGTGTCCTGAGAATATGACCTTTTGTCTCTTTTCTGTTTAGCACAATCTTGTGAGTCATCGCTgatttttcagttcagtttagtttGGAGTTGCACCatgatgtaaaaaatgtaatctattgcCCGTGCTCAGTCTTCTTGGCTTTTTTGCACAGGACACGGAAGCTTTGGAAGCAGAAACGAAGCGTTTTGAAGATCTGGAGTTTCAGCAGCTGGAAAAAGAGAGCCGTCAAGATGAAGAGAAGGAGACACAGACGCAGCAACTCCTCAGAGAGATTGCAGAATATCAGAGATCTGTTGTCACTCGCAAGGTGTGTAGAGGGTTTTAATTGTGGAGTGTCTGTGTGTGGACGAAGAGCTTTTTAGAATCCTATTTTTTTCCTTCTGCACATAAAAACTGCATCTATTAAAGGAGCGGCTACTAACCCTGAAGAAGCAGTCGACCCAGATTACCCAGCAGGCACAGCGGGAAAAGGAGAACTTTTTGAAGGAGAAGAGCAACCTCATTTATATGCTCCAAAGGGTGAATATGTTTACACAGAATGTTTATATGAgtctaatatatacatacataaacatacagtgCCTGTGAGAAGTATTTGCACTCTTCGTCCACATTTAAACTGTATACCAATTTTTAGTGATcaacttttttcaattttaaaaatatgtacatcAGTAGCGTACATATTtttgcacataaaataaaatacctgcaCTGAACACAAATTACATACAACTGGCAAAGCctattttaatctaaataaatgtattaatttatttcattacataTCAAACCAAGAAGTtgcaaacaaacaagaaagtatGTTTCTCTGCCTTCTctatttaattactatttatttatttattaaactaactACTTTCAATAAACTACTTACAATCATTTCCTTTAAGATATCATTATGGACACATTCCACATGAACTAAAAATGGCACAGtatgtataaaatgtacatttttgtaatttgcatAAACGTCTtcttaatatgaaatgtttttcttgaACATTGTGCTCGTATTACCTTTCTTTAGAGTAAATGACATGATATCCATACATAATGTGTAAAGATAAATTTGTTCATTTCTGAATGGTCtcctaataatttattttcaggaACGGGAAAACCTTGCATCTCTGGAAAGGAAGTACTCTGAACTGACAGGTGGTCAAGCCTTTTCTCTCAACCCTGTGTCCATGAAGGAGGTAACACAAACCATTTCTATGAGGAAAGAAACTTAAGCTCAGTTAGTAACGAAGAAGGATATTCAATCAATattaaaagacttttattttaccTGTCTCTTTGAACGCTCCAGCACTTTCGCACTCTGGAGGAGAGGAGGCGGAGCAATGGCAGTAAAGAGGGCGGAGTTCTGCTGAGTGACGGCGGAATGTCCCGTAAAAGAGAGAGGCAGAGCTCTGGAACCTTAAACTCTCCCCTTAATCACAGTCTGTCTCCCAAGGTCAGACAACAGATACGGCACATAGGAAAAGTATTTGACACcatcttaaaaaaatctattgaaaTGTAACATTTCGGCATGGATTGTTTTGTTAAGTGGAAGAGAGGTTTAAACAGTCTCTTAATCCTCTAGCCCCATATGCCACTGTCTCAAAGCTCTAGCTGTGGAAGTGTACTCCCCCGCACTCTGTCTGTCACCTCCCGTGACCTGGACACCCGCCGCCTGCTCAAGGGTAACTTACGTCACTGACAAGTCATATCTCTGAAATCTATTAAGTATATTTGTATAAGTTaaacatatgcaaataaataatatgtattatataaataataatacacttcACTTCAATACACTTAGTGATGTATAAATGTTTTtgccttttatttgtattttatgtatatattgtagtattttgattaacatacattttctttttgtgttctttgaattaatattatatataacatcagtatatgagatatatatatatatatatatatatatatatatatgtatgtatctcATAtactgatgtatatatatatatatatatatatatatacacacactaccaGAGAAACGTTTTGTATAATTTaagattgttaaaatattttgttccccaaggctgcatttatttgaacaaaaatgcagtaaaaaacttaatattgtttaatattattacaactgaatacaactgttttctgtttgaatttatttataaagtgtaatttattcctgtgagggcAGCTGGTTTTTAGCAGCCTTTTCTACAGTATTCAGTCCTTCAGAAATGATCCCCCCCCCTTTGTTCATGCAGCAGGCCAGATGTTTTTGAATGACGAGAGGCAGAGATTGAGTGACATGTCAAATAGGACAGTTTCAGAGACCAACGTCTTCCTGGAGCCATTCCACTACATGGATAATGGACACAACTTTGACACAATGAGTGTGGACAGTACCGAAAGCCTAGAGACCAGCATTTCTGCCTGTTCACCGGACAACATCTCAAGGTGAGACCAGGACTTTGTTCCAGATCAGGACAGGTCTGTTCTAACAATTCAGAGTTTTTATTTTGCgtttagtttttatgcatttattttgtccattTTACAGATATTCACTGGGAAagctaaaatattatatttttttgtagaataagaaaataatttaaagcataGTAAACATTAACGTCCACTTTAAAAGCAGCTTTTTACACACACTTAATCATGATAGTGTTGCCATTCAGATTGTGTGTAGTGAGTAAGAAGTGTGTGTATCTCTATTGACTgcgtaaatgtatttattactgtTTATAAAGATGCTGTATAGACGGAAGTCTGCCTTTAAGTAGCCTAGATAAACACACGTCTTGCCTGGGGAATTTTTATTGCATTCCAAGGTCGCTCCAAGGAGCTGAAGCTTAAGATGCTCTGGAACATGTTGCCAGATGAGGTCGAGGGTTTTAAACCTCTGGTTTTATTggactatatattatttttatatgaaattcaCTTCTGAAATCTTATTAAGACCTGAAAATCATCAGTGTAAAACACGCTGTctaacaaaagtgtgtgtgtggtctgtacAGCGCCAGCACAGCTAATATGGCGAAGATAGAGGAGATGGAGCGCATGCTAAGAGAAGCTCAAGCTGAGAAGAACAGGCTGCTGGAGCACAGGGTACATCCGTTTCTCTCAATCTGCACGCTTCTTACAAGATACCAATATACAGATTCTTGAAAACCGAACGTTTCTTTCTTCTCTGCAGGAGCGAGAGATGGAGTTGCGCAGGCAGGCTCTTGAAGATGAGAGGAGAAGGAGGGAGGAATTGGAGAGGAGACTGCAGGAAGAGACAAACCGACGACAGAAGCTAGTGGAGAGAGAGGTGAAGCTCTGGGAAGTGAAAGAGggagaacagagagagacagagacaaaaaagAGGAGCAGAGGGAGATTCAtcttaaagcatttcatgcagtTTAAACTATTTATGGATGCACAGATTtagacaaacatttttattttgtattttaaaacagcCACAATCaagaaacaataataaatgcaaatagaTATTCTAATATAACAATTTGCAAAAATGTCTAAAATTTGTACTTCTAAGCTTTTTTAGTACcagattttgatatattttaattataaaatgtaatataaaagtaaaaacgttttttttttttaagcagctaAATCTGTTTGGTTTTTTATGTCATGAGACAGAGCCATgatccaaaattaactttttgccATGTCATCAATGTTAGATGatttttagaatttatatatatattatataatatataaaaaaaaatattttttatattttttacagacAAGTACCTGTATTTTGCATTATAactgttaagatttttttttgtaatcgatatttatagattatatttttagcagaaaaattttaatatcctgtaaaatgcaataaatcaattattatttaatagtagtattagtagttttaataataataacacttattCTGTCAAAACAAACATTATCAGCTTTACAAAATCTAAAAGTGAACAAAAGCAACATCAATCACACGTTAAAACCTCAGGGccgattattttaatttgatcagTAAACCGTCTATAAATATGTGTGGCTGATAAATCAGTCCATCTCTGCCTCTGATCTATTATGTAAAATTTTTAACATATAATGTAGCTAGACAAGCTAGTCACTTTTTACAAATGTGCATGCACGTAtttacacagacacactcacttaATTAAATCTTTGCTGTTTGTGTGTCTAGTCTCGTCCTTTGACACGATACCTCCCGGCGAGAAAGGATGACTTTGACCTGAGAGGTCACATCGAGGCAGCGGGTCACCATCCTGAAACTTGTTTTCACCTGGCCATCACAGAGAAGACCTGCAGGGGGTTCTTAGTCAAAATGGGCGGGAAAATCAAAACCTGGAAGAAGCGCTGGTTCGTCTTTGACCGCAATCGAAGGACGCTAGCATATTATTCTGGTAATTACACTGAATATTTAGTAAAACCTATCAAGCTTTATCAACGATGtctgttgcatttatttattgcaatacCTCTAAATGAAACAGTGAAATGTAAActtgtattataaaataaagaagTCTTAATACTAAGCTATTCCAAATAAATTTGCCATGAAACTAGTTTATACCACAAGGGGGCAGAACTGAGCTGTGCCCTTCACAAACGTCACAAAATCAAACCAAATTATTCTGTATAAACAATACAGCTTAATAAAGGTTCAACCACATGCTCgtttaaaagataaaaagatgGTTTTATTTTTCTCCAGATAAACATGAGACCAAAATGAAGGGTGTTATCTACTTCCAAGCCATAGAGGAAGTGTATTACGACCACCTAAAGAACGCACACAAGGTGGGCTGCAGGCTACTGCATACATACTATAAATAGCTCTACTGATTTTACGAAAAGATTGAAAAATGTTAATCAGTATTTTCCTTCGGTTAATCTTGTTTATCCACACTTTTATTCTGTCAGAGCCCAAACCCCTCTCTGACGTTTAGCGTGAAGACACATGACCGGGTTTATTACATGGTGGCTCCTTCCCCAGAGGCCATGAGAATCTGGATGGATGTTATCGTCACTGGAGCGGAGGGGTGTACGCATTTCCTGGTGTGACATTTAAGAAGCCCAAAGTGACCTTCACACTTCAGCTCGGCCTGCTGAAAGGGTCCTCATTACTGAAGAGGTTACATTTCTTTGATTCTCTTTTATTAGTAGTGAGGGTGACGGGAGTGTCGACTGTACGTTTTACAGACATCCGTGACCTAGTTTGGAAAAACTGGTGCTTTACCCACTGCGTCCTGTCTTGAGTTTACAGAGGCAGCTTTAAGACTTCAGACGTACCAACTCTTGAATTTTTCATCCCGGTTTGTTTTTTCCACTTCTGGGGTGAGACTTAGAACAGCTGTAAATATGAAATCACTCACTGGTCTTCACATTTTTACAAATGTGCCAACTTATAATGAAGCTGGATATACCTCAAAGATTAACCAAACACCAAAAGCAAACTGTTCCTGGAGTGCTATACAGACTCTAACAAACATCAGGGTATCGTTCagtacttttctttatttttttttaaatgacccttgTATCTCTGTACACTTTGTATTATTCCC is part of the Carassius auratus strain Wakin chromosome 10, ASM336829v1, whole genome shotgun sequence genome and harbors:
- the LOC113110061 gene encoding pleckstrin homology-like domain family B member 2 isoform X5, whose amino-acid sequence is MKNMLPEKTAGPTLSVSTDATKFHSNGSTLVGSSIRGTRSKAELQELMESLQRRKSALEASLKATADRGYLTLSPPPSPQSASSYLQDRPPLSIRVPSPYTPSSSLSMPPSPHHSERPISPVPSHTRARHQSQDNLLLCLPSEGRNPNTANSLLSMWNGSSSSYVTDAHLSSRRGPSGAASMPSSPRLGRRLIARDGESTVDPSIRQRKYSTGSLNGLGGHSLSLPRLYRGDAPVLSLPPRRTTKPRRSLQYLEKPPDVTVTANMTSSSRRASLCSVGSAPCLDLGVGERRLSFGKGGLGPGMGPRRGSISSLSGKEELRDYHQRQRDERLREQEVERLERQRLETILCLCSELGRSELCRMETNSGVSAVSDLQKINRELEKLQVSDDESVFSDSAAVSPDSGFLGKARGEILTQRQRRLSGHRETRPQSPTTSLRSSVPSPSPHLRNKQVSEDMQLRQEVTRIEEERIQVLNNIEELEQKIRDLDTQMDESIREMEVERALLDGEQEAEVAQLQSDKEMLEQLNEKMANMEKNAKKNQTQDKALLEAERVKVERLAELISEQKTQLDTCPEALKEQLQNQLSRDTEALEAETKRFEDLEFQQLEKESRQDEEKETQTQQLLREIAEYQRSVVTRKERLLTLKKQSTQITQQAQREKENFLKEKSNLIYMLQRERENLASLERKYSELTGGQAFSLNPVSMKEHFRTLEERRRSNGSKEGGVLLSDGGMSRKRERQSSGTLNSPLNHSLSPKPHMPLSQSSSCGSVLPRTLSVTSRDLDTRRLLKGQMFLNDERQRLSDMSNRTVSETNVFLEPFHYMDNGHNFDTMSVDSTESLETSISACSPDNISSASTANMAKIEEMERMLREAQAEKNRLLEHREREMELRRQALEDERRRREELERRLQEETNRRQKLVERESRPLTRYLPARKDDFDLRGHIEAAGHHPETCFHLAITEKTCRGFLVKMGGKIKTWKKRWFVFDRNRRTLAYYSDKHETKMKGVIYFQAIEEVYYDHLKNAHKSPNPSLTFSVKTHDRVYYMVAPSPEAMRIWMDVIVTGAEGCTHFLV